From a region of the Myroides sp. JBRI-B21084 genome:
- a CDS encoding glycosyltransferase family 2 protein, with translation MTKFSIIIPLYNKEQFIENTLKSVLQQTYQNFEIIIVNDGSTDRSIELLQKYTDKRIQIIHQQNQGVSVARNNGIKLAKAQFICFLDADDYWYPHFLETFNTLIEKYKNQYVFSAAFEVETKWNTFKSMYSIDPNQNDLVVDFFEASKKECVLWTSCAVFDKSVFEKVGNFDKTIKIAQDTDLWIRIGLHYPIVFTWETLAIYKHDAQSLSKKTDDLNDRLHFKKFEKEEKTNEKLKTYLDLMRYFAAMHSKLNNNLKSFKELVNEINYNNISLKKRILLKTPKPILQQLLKLQQLLVKLKLSNSVFK, from the coding sequence ATGACTAAGTTTTCAATCATAATACCGCTTTACAATAAAGAACAATTTATTGAAAATACCTTAAAAAGTGTTTTGCAGCAAACGTATCAAAATTTTGAAATAATTATTGTAAACGATGGTTCTACCGACAGAAGTATAGAATTGCTACAAAAATATACAGACAAACGCATACAAATTATTCACCAACAAAACCAAGGGGTTTCCGTAGCCAGAAACAACGGAATTAAGCTTGCAAAAGCTCAATTTATTTGCTTTTTAGATGCCGATGATTACTGGTATCCGCATTTTTTAGAAACATTTAATACGTTAATAGAAAAATATAAAAACCAATATGTTTTTTCTGCCGCTTTTGAAGTTGAAACAAAATGGAATACGTTTAAATCGATGTATTCTATTGATCCAAACCAAAATGATTTAGTTGTTGATTTTTTTGAAGCAAGCAAAAAAGAATGTGTTTTATGGACATCGTGTGCGGTTTTTGATAAATCGGTTTTTGAAAAAGTTGGAAATTTTGATAAAACTATTAAAATTGCACAAGATACCGATTTATGGATACGCATTGGCTTGCACTACCCTATTGTTTTTACTTGGGAAACGCTTGCTATTTATAAACATGATGCCCAAAGTTTATCAAAAAAAACCGATGATTTAAACGATAGATTACATTTTAAAAAATTTGAAAAAGAAGAAAAAACGAATGAAAAACTAAAAACTTATTTAGATTTAATGCGCTATTTTGCAGCAATGCACAGTAAATTAAATAATAATTTAAAAAGTTTTAAAGAATTAGTTAATGAAATAAACTACAATAATATATCATTAAAGAAACGCATTTTACTAAAAACACCAAAACCAATTCTTCAGCAACTTTTGAAATTGCAGCAACTTTTAGTAAAATTAAAATTAAGTAATTCTGTTTTTAAATAA
- a CDS encoding glycosyltransferase, with translation MNAIKIAILVTDFTLGGIQNYVRTNAKLLKEMKHKVSIIAINDAHVFEDFEVISLNKLSAYKKPLFIRQFINDNSIDVLMDHRTKLSFIKHKIYDFLLRKTPKIQFIHSANFNLYFYTYCLLDKLAYKHTAIFISVSKHINQLVNQKLNKESDVLYHFIEQNTENDYKNNKKDIIFVGRFENNVKDLTFLLNAYKISELHLKNVAFHFIGDGNDKNLISEFALKNNLTNFIQLHAAENDLETSYKQAKVVVLASHFEGFPLVLMEALHYGTPVITTPFNDSVFELVQHNFNGIVVEKKLDSFADALNKMCCNDQFYNTLLQNIEKHNDLFTKDIAIKKWETIFEKLFKNRIT, from the coding sequence TTGAACGCAATAAAAATAGCAATCCTAGTAACCGATTTTACGTTAGGCGGCATACAAAATTATGTTCGTACTAATGCAAAATTGTTAAAAGAAATGAAACATAAAGTTTCTATTATTGCAATTAATGATGCGCATGTTTTTGAAGATTTCGAAGTTATTAGTTTAAATAAGTTGTCTGCATATAAAAAACCGTTGTTTATTAGGCAGTTTATTAACGATAATTCAATAGATGTGCTAATGGATCATCGCACAAAATTGAGCTTTATTAAACATAAAATTTATGATTTTTTATTGCGAAAAACTCCAAAAATACAATTTATACACAGTGCAAATTTTAATTTATATTTTTATACGTACTGTTTGTTAGATAAGTTAGCGTATAAACATACTGCAATTTTTATTAGCGTTTCTAAACATATTAATCAGTTAGTTAATCAAAAATTGAACAAAGAAAGTGATGTGTTGTATCATTTTATAGAACAAAATACCGAAAATGATTATAAAAACAATAAAAAAGACATCATTTTTGTAGGAAGATTTGAAAACAATGTAAAAGATTTAACTTTTTTACTGAATGCTTATAAAATTTCAGAATTACATTTAAAAAATGTTGCATTTCATTTTATTGGAGATGGAAATGATAAAAACCTAATTTCTGAATTTGCATTAAAGAATAATTTAACAAACTTTATACAGTTACATGCAGCCGAAAATGACTTGGAAACTAGCTACAAGCAAGCAAAAGTAGTGGTTTTGGCTAGCCATTTTGAAGGTTTTCCTTTGGTTTTAATGGAAGCTTTACACTATGGAACTCCTGTAATTACCACGCCTTTTAATGATTCTGTTTTTGAATTGGTTCAGCATAACTTTAACGGAATTGTTGTTGAAAAAAAGTTAGATAGTTTTGCTGATGCTTTGAATAAAATGTGTTGCAACGATCAATTTTACAATACACTTTTGCAAAATATTGAAAAGCATAATGATTTGTTCACAAAGGATATAGCTATAAAAAAATGGGAAACTATTTTTGAAAAATTATTTAAAAACAGAATTACTTAA
- a CDS encoding glycosyltransferase family 2 protein produces MALPLVTVICICYNHQAFVQLAMLSVINQTYKNIELIVINNGSSDNSDKEIETVIKNHPKIKYIKLPKIVSNTKAFNLGFKVSTGDFLIDLSADDVLLPNCVEIQINSINNTSTALVFGNAYYIDENGNRTKTFFEVNANNKVIDNALFNTNYLRILSGGNIMCSVSAMFTRKHFELLNGYNEDLFFEDLDYWLRLSKKYKIEFIDDFLVEKRFLKNSLGNQFHKKDTFSQKINKSLRQIYNESLKRNTLKIEHKALLKRVHYSMEQCFKNKRLIDLIKFSLIELKCRIYLFK; encoded by the coding sequence ATGGCGTTACCTTTAGTTACAGTAATTTGTATTTGTTATAATCACCAAGCGTTTGTGCAACTAGCTATGCTTTCAGTGATAAATCAAACTTATAAAAATATTGAATTAATTGTAATAAACAATGGAAGTTCCGACAATTCTGATAAAGAAATTGAAACTGTTATAAAAAATCATCCCAAAATAAAATACATAAAGCTGCCTAAAATAGTTAGCAATACAAAAGCTTTTAATTTAGGATTTAAAGTAAGTACAGGCGATTTTTTAATTGATCTTTCGGCAGATGATGTTTTATTGCCAAACTGTGTTGAAATTCAAATTAATAGTATTAACAACACTTCTACTGCTTTAGTTTTTGGAAACGCCTATTATATTGATGAAAACGGAAACCGTACAAAAACTTTTTTTGAAGTAAATGCGAACAATAAAGTTATAGATAATGCGCTTTTTAATACCAATTACTTACGTATTTTAAGCGGTGGTAATATCATGTGCTCGGTTTCGGCTATGTTTACACGTAAACATTTTGAGCTTTTAAACGGATATAATGAAGATTTATTTTTTGAAGATTTAGATTATTGGTTGCGGTTATCAAAAAAATACAAAATTGAATTTATTGACGATTTTTTGGTTGAAAAACGCTTTTTAAAAAATTCGTTAGGAAATCAATTTCATAAAAAAGATACATTTTCGCAAAAAATAAATAAATCATTAAGGCAAATTTATAATGAATCTTTGAAGCGAAATACATTAAAAATAGAACATAAAGCCTTGTTAAAAAGAGTACATTATAGCATGGAGCAATGTTTTAAAAACAAACGATTGATTGATTTAATTAAATTTAGTTTAATTGAATTAAAGTGTAGAATTTATCTATTTAAATAA
- a CDS encoding sugar 3,4-ketoisomerase, producing MSKIITLPKIEDPRGNLSVIEGNTIPFKMNRVYFLYDVPSGAERGGHAHKNQQEFIIAVSGSFQVILNDGTDEKVYTLFKPNQGLYVPVNTWRELRNFSAGAVCLVVSSAEFDESDYIREFNEFKNYLNR from the coding sequence ATGAGCAAAATAATTACACTACCAAAAATAGAAGATCCAAGAGGAAATCTATCTGTTATTGAAGGAAATACCATTCCTTTTAAAATGAATAGAGTTTATTTTTTGTACGATGTACCTAGTGGTGCAGAGCGCGGCGGACATGCGCATAAAAATCAACAAGAATTTATAATAGCGGTATCGGGAAGTTTTCAGGTTATTTTAAATGATGGAACTGATGAAAAAGTTTATACACTTTTTAAACCCAATCAAGGGTTGTATGTACCTGTGAATACGTGGCGCGAATTAAGAAATTTCTCTGCTGGAGCTGTATGTTTAGTGGTTTCATCGGCCGAGTTTGACGAGAGTGACTACATTCGCGAATTTAACGAATTTAAAAATTATTTAAATAGATAA
- a CDS encoding transferase produces MSIDWFQTLLINFKAFTLKNALLLPVIVYRGFKIVQFKGSIQLNVTPKFGLIGFGQSYEIFQRKKGIGEATINGILRINGKVQFGLDTKVFINNDAVLELGHINSFASRTEIICFKNIIIHDWVQFGTDCLIVDTNFHGLKDLSINSCLDMNKKIEIGAYNYIGARTTIKGNTQTPENCLIATNSLCNKNYLILGENILIGGIPSKLIKEHIVRDWESENEALEKYLTIKL; encoded by the coding sequence TTGAGCATTGATTGGTTTCAAACCTTATTGATTAATTTTAAAGCTTTTACTTTAAAAAATGCACTTTTATTGCCTGTTATTGTGTATCGAGGATTTAAAATTGTGCAATTTAAAGGTTCCATTCAATTAAATGTTACACCTAAATTTGGGCTGATTGGTTTTGGTCAATCGTACGAAATTTTTCAAAGGAAAAAAGGAATTGGAGAAGCTACAATTAATGGAATTTTAAGAATTAACGGTAAAGTTCAATTTGGTTTAGATACTAAAGTGTTTATAAACAATGATGCTGTTTTAGAACTTGGTCATATAAATTCATTTGCAAGTAGAACCGAAATTATTTGTTTTAAAAATATTATAATTCATGACTGGGTACAATTTGGAACAGATTGTTTAATTGTAGATACTAATTTTCATGGGTTGAAAGATTTATCAATCAACTCTTGTCTTGACATGAATAAGAAAATAGAAATTGGTGCTTATAATTATATTGGTGCCAGAACAACCATAAAAGGTAATACACAAACTCCTGAAAATTGTTTAATTGCAACTAATTCGCTTTGTAATAAAAATTATTTGATTTTGGGCGAAAACATTTTAATAGGCGGCATTCCTTCTAAATTAATTAAAGAACACATTGTGCGTGATTGGGAAAGTGAAAACGAAGCACTTGAAAAATATTTAACCATAAAACTATAA
- a CDS encoding oligosaccharide flippase family protein — MKQEKHYKTLFKATSLFGIVEIIRLALRVITNSAVGYFFGPSGFGLYNLVDNTIQLISSFTNFGINFTGIREISAKKNENPEIYRKSIVALQQFSVLTGLFAALISIIFANQLSLITFNSVNYFYWFLLLSIYFIANGYTQSYIIFLEGSQHINRLLQINVVVNALSTVVILVAFYFFHLNGIIVSIILNALIALYIYVSFSGLPKLNVAFPFKEKKAYFKKYITSGGLLAINTFVGFLSYYLIRLYLKNESDELLGFYGVANVILVSYLGIVFIATGKFFFPKLSSEINSLKITNQLVNNQLELSLLIILPALLFIYTFGLFLVKILFSAAFLPVYQVLVFGLFAIVYRAFNYAVGYLILAHQNYKHYFYINLFSDLLNVILTILFYKIWGIVGIGVSLFLNYLLSAIYIYFYSQKIYLFKLSAIVKKQLFIVNLVLLTTILCFYVLNTKIFSIIGCVFFILSTAYSLKKIDEYLLDSKFKNKVKALF, encoded by the coding sequence ATGAAACAAGAAAAGCACTATAAAACGTTATTTAAAGCAACATCGCTATTTGGTATTGTTGAAATAATTCGCTTGGCTTTACGCGTGATAACAAATAGTGCAGTTGGATATTTTTTTGGACCATCTGGTTTTGGTTTATATAATCTTGTTGATAATACCATACAACTAATAAGTTCGTTTACCAATTTTGGTATCAATTTTACTGGAATACGTGAAATTTCGGCTAAGAAAAATGAAAATCCAGAAATCTATAGAAAAAGTATTGTTGCATTACAACAATTTTCAGTATTAACAGGTTTGTTTGCGGCACTTATTTCTATCATTTTTGCAAATCAATTAAGTTTAATCACTTTTAATTCTGTAAATTATTTTTATTGGTTTTTACTTTTGTCTATCTACTTTATTGCTAACGGTTATACTCAAAGTTATATTATATTTTTAGAAGGATCACAGCATATAAATCGGTTGCTACAAATTAATGTTGTGGTAAATGCGCTAAGCACAGTTGTAATTTTGGTTGCTTTTTATTTTTTTCATCTAAATGGTATCATCGTTTCTATTATTTTAAATGCACTTATAGCTTTATACATTTATGTATCATTTAGTGGCTTACCAAAATTAAATGTGGCTTTTCCGTTTAAAGAAAAAAAAGCATATTTTAAAAAATATATTACTTCGGGTGGTTTGTTAGCAATCAATACGTTTGTAGGTTTTTTATCTTACTATTTAATTAGATTGTACTTAAAAAATGAAAGCGATGAATTATTAGGTTTTTATGGAGTAGCAAATGTTATTTTAGTATCTTACTTAGGTATTGTTTTTATTGCAACAGGTAAATTTTTCTTTCCAAAATTATCGTCTGAAATTAATTCTTTGAAAATAACTAATCAGTTAGTTAATAATCAGTTAGAGTTGAGTTTGTTAATCATTTTACCTGCTTTACTTTTTATTTATACGTTTGGTTTATTTTTAGTTAAAATTCTTTTTTCGGCAGCTTTTTTACCCGTATATCAAGTATTAGTTTTTGGGTTGTTTGCTATTGTTTACAGAGCTTTTAACTATGCAGTGGGCTATTTAATTTTGGCGCATCAAAACTACAAACACTATTTTTACATAAATTTATTTAGTGATTTGTTAAATGTAATATTGACTATTTTGTTTTATAAAATATGGGGAATAGTAGGTATAGGAGTATCATTATTTTTAAATTACTTATTATCTGCGATTTATATCTATTTTTATTCCCAAAAAATATATTTATTTAAACTTTCGGCAATTGTAAAAAAACAACTTTTTATTGTAAATCTAGTTTTATTAACAACTATTTTATGTTTTTATGTTTTAAATACTAAAATATTTAGTATTATTGGTTGTGTTTTTTTTATACTATCTACAGCATATAGTTTAAAAAAAATTGATGAATACTTGTTAGATTCTAAATTTAAAAATAAAGTAAAAGCATTATTTTGA
- a CDS encoding DegT/DnrJ/EryC1/StrS family aminotransferase: MIPYLNLKKINRPYQDAFLEKTKLFFEKGHYILGDEVLKFEQEFASYCNVSHCVGVGNGLDALVLIFKAYVALGVLKPGDEVLVPANTYIASILAIENAGLTPKLVDTNFLNYNLTIDVLQQQVTQNTKAVLMIHLYGQITDALVIKTFCKDFGLLLIEDAAQAHGAICNDLKAGAIGNAAGFSFYPGKNLGCLGDGGAITTNNAQLADCVRSLRNYGSEFKYHNIYKGINSRLDELQAAFLRLKLPDLDFDNKKRQGIAKRYLSKITNPLVVLPFVTDFNAHVFHIFPVRVENRAEFQNYLMEHEIQTLIHYPIPPHKQQAMIELHHLYLPISELIHKQIVSIPLNPSLTVEEQDFIIEKINGY, translated from the coding sequence ATGATACCTTATTTAAATTTAAAAAAAATAAATCGCCCATATCAAGATGCATTTTTAGAAAAAACGAAACTTTTCTTTGAAAAAGGACATTATATTTTGGGCGATGAAGTACTTAAATTTGAACAAGAATTTGCAAGTTATTGTAATGTGTCACATTGTGTTGGTGTAGGAAACGGATTAGATGCCTTGGTTTTAATTTTTAAGGCTTATGTAGCGCTTGGGGTTTTAAAGCCTGGAGATGAAGTGTTGGTGCCGGCTAATACATATATTGCCAGTATTTTAGCTATTGAAAATGCGGGTTTAACACCTAAATTGGTTGATACCAATTTTTTAAACTACAATTTAACAATTGATGTTTTACAACAGCAAGTAACTCAAAATACTAAAGCTGTTTTAATGATACATTTGTATGGACAAATAACCGATGCTTTGGTTATTAAAACTTTTTGTAAAGATTTTGGCTTGTTGTTAATAGAAGATGCTGCGCAAGCACATGGCGCAATTTGTAACGATTTAAAAGCCGGAGCTATTGGAAATGCAGCAGGTTTTAGTTTTTATCCCGGTAAAAATTTAGGATGCTTGGGCGATGGTGGTGCAATTACAACCAATAACGCACAATTAGCCGATTGTGTACGTAGTTTACGCAATTATGGATCAGAATTTAAGTACCATAATATTTATAAAGGTATCAATTCGCGTTTAGATGAGCTACAAGCTGCATTTTTACGTTTAAAATTACCAGATTTAGATTTTGATAACAAAAAACGACAAGGAATTGCAAAACGATATTTATCTAAAATTACAAATCCGTTGGTTGTTTTACCTTTTGTAACAGATTTTAATGCACATGTTTTTCATATTTTTCCTGTACGAGTTGAAAATAGAGCCGAATTTCAGAATTATTTAATGGAACATGAAATTCAAACACTAATTCATTATCCTATTCCACCGCATAAGCAGCAGGCAATGATTGAATTACATCATTTGTATTTACCAATTTCAGAATTAATTCATAAACAAATTGTTAGTATACCTTTAAATCCATCGTTAACTGTTGAAGAACAGGATTTTATCATTGAAAAAATAAATGGTTATTAA
- a CDS encoding GNAT family N-acetyltransferase produces MIKENLIEIVRYNDWLKNQWNTFVDETKNGCFLFHRDFMEYHKDKFQDFSLLIYCNSELTAILPASIANNEVTSHKGLTYGGILVKKNCKFGLFKSVFFAINNYLVSQKVTHLHLKTLPTIYCEVANDELAYLHQFYGDALELNIGSVVYKNSNFISKSIIRNAKNALKKGIEIKKTNDFDTFWNDLLIPRLNERYSKKPIHTLTEIKQLKALFPDKIELVAAFLNNEMIAGTVLFKHKKFLKSQYIASKSSFNKLGGLDLLHFEILRNLKHDFFDFGTSLNNTLALENENLLAWKEQFAARTIVFPTYTFKITTVL; encoded by the coding sequence ATGATTAAAGAAAATTTAATAGAAATTGTTCGTTACAATGATTGGCTAAAAAACCAGTGGAACACTTTTGTTGATGAAACTAAAAACGGATGTTTTTTATTTCATCGCGATTTTATGGAATATCACAAAGATAAATTCCAAGATTTTTCTTTACTTATTTATTGTAATAGTGAGCTAACAGCCATTTTGCCAGCAAGTATTGCAAATAACGAAGTTACAAGTCACAAAGGTTTAACTTATGGCGGCATATTGGTGAAAAAAAACTGTAAGTTTGGTTTATTTAAATCTGTTTTTTTTGCTATAAACAATTATTTAGTGTCACAAAAAGTAACACATTTACATTTAAAAACGTTGCCAACTATTTATTGCGAAGTTGCAAACGATGAATTAGCTTATTTGCATCAATTTTATGGCGATGCTTTAGAGTTAAATATAGGTTCGGTTGTTTACAAAAACAGTAATTTTATATCGAAATCTATTATTAGAAACGCAAAAAATGCATTAAAAAAGGGAATCGAAATAAAAAAAACTAACGATTTTGATACATTTTGGAATGATTTATTAATTCCCAGATTAAACGAACGTTACAGTAAAAAGCCTATACATACGTTAACCGAAATAAAGCAATTGAAAGCACTTTTTCCTGATAAAATTGAATTAGTTGCAGCTTTTTTAAACAATGAAATGATTGCAGGAACGGTACTTTTTAAACATAAGAAATTTTTAAAATCGCAATATATAGCCAGTAAATCAAGTTTTAATAAATTAGGAGGATTGGATTTATTACATTTTGAAATTTTAAGAAATTTAAAACATGATTTTTTTGATTTTGGAACATCTTTAAATAATACATTAGCGTTAGAGAACGAAAACTTATTGGCTTGGAAAGAACAATTTGCTGCGCGCACCATAGTTTTTCCTACCTATACATTTAAAATTACAACGGTTTTATGA
- the thrS gene encoding threonine--tRNA ligase, whose protein sequence is MIKITLPDGSVREYASGVTPHEVALSISEGLARNVISANFNDTTVETVTPLTTNGNLVLFTWNDAEGKKAFWHSTSHVMAQALQEMYPGIKLTIGPAIDNGFYYDVDFGENKISDNDFKAIEDRILAISKEKHEFKMRAATKAEALELYKDNEYKTELIENLEDGTITFCDHATFTDLCRGGHIPNTGIIKAVKILSVAGAYWRGDEKNKQLTRVYGISFPKQKDLTEYLEMIEEAKRRDHRKLGKELELFHFSQRVGQGLPLWLPKGAALRDRLEQFLRKAQKKAGYEQVVTPHIGQKELYVTSGHYAKYGADSFQPIHTPAEGEEFLLKPMNCPHHCEIYNAKPWSYKDLPKRYAEFGTVYRYEQSGELHGLTRVRGFTQDDAHIFCTPDQLDEEFKKVIDLVLYVFGSLGFENFTAQVSVRDLSNPDKYIGSVENWEKAENAIISAAKDKGLNYVIESGEAAFYGPKLDFMVKDALGRSWQLGTIQVDYNLPERFDLTYKGSDDKLHRPVMIHRAPFGSMERFIAILLEHTGGHFPLWLMPEQVIILSLSEKYENYAKKVLNLLENNEIRTKLDDRNETIGKKIREAELQKYPYMLIIGEDEEKNNVISVRKQGESGKTNTSMTIEDFTSLIQDEINKTIKQF, encoded by the coding sequence ATGATTAAAATAACATTACCAGATGGTTCAGTGCGCGAATACGCTTCAGGTGTAACTCCGCACGAGGTCGCTTTAAGTATAAGCGAAGGTTTAGCACGTAACGTAATTTCAGCAAACTTTAACGATACAACCGTAGAAACAGTTACGCCTTTAACCACCAATGGTAATTTGGTTTTATTTACTTGGAACGATGCCGAAGGTAAAAAAGCATTTTGGCATTCAACATCGCATGTAATGGCCCAAGCTTTACAAGAAATGTATCCAGGCATAAAACTAACAATTGGTCCTGCAATAGATAATGGTTTTTATTACGACGTTGATTTTGGCGAAAATAAAATTTCAGACAATGATTTTAAAGCTATTGAAGATCGCATTTTAGCCATTTCAAAAGAAAAGCATGAATTTAAAATGCGTGCCGCTACAAAAGCAGAAGCATTAGAATTATATAAGGATAACGAGTATAAAACTGAATTAATTGAAAATTTAGAAGACGGTACCATCACTTTTTGTGATCATGCTACCTTTACTGATTTATGTCGTGGTGGTCATATCCCAAACACTGGTATTATAAAGGCTGTAAAAATTCTTTCAGTAGCTGGTGCTTACTGGCGTGGTGATGAAAAAAACAAGCAATTAACACGTGTTTACGGAATTTCTTTCCCTAAACAAAAAGATCTTACCGAATATTTAGAGATGATTGAAGAAGCAAAACGTCGCGATCATCGTAAATTAGGAAAAGAATTAGAATTGTTTCATTTTTCACAACGTGTAGGGCAAGGTTTACCATTATGGTTACCAAAAGGAGCTGCATTGCGCGACCGTTTAGAACAATTTTTACGCAAAGCACAAAAGAAAGCAGGTTATGAACAAGTGGTAACTCCACACATTGGTCAAAAAGAATTATACGTAACATCAGGTCATTACGCAAAATACGGTGCCGATTCGTTTCAACCAATTCATACACCAGCCGAAGGTGAAGAATTTTTATTAAAACCAATGAATTGTCCGCATCACTGCGAAATTTACAACGCAAAACCTTGGTCTTATAAAGATTTACCTAAGCGTTATGCTGAATTTGGAACAGTTTACCGTTATGAACAATCAGGCGAACTACACGGTTTAACTCGTGTTCGCGGATTTACTCAAGACGATGCACACATATTTTGTACACCAGACCAATTAGATGAAGAATTTAAAAAAGTTATAGATTTAGTACTTTATGTATTTGGATCATTAGGTTTTGAAAACTTTACAGCGCAAGTATCAGTTCGCGATTTAAGTAATCCTGATAAATACATAGGTTCGGTTGAAAATTGGGAAAAAGCTGAAAATGCAATCATAAGTGCAGCTAAAGATAAAGGCTTAAACTATGTAATAGAATCAGGTGAGGCCGCTTTCTATGGACCAAAGTTAGATTTTATGGTGAAAGATGCTTTAGGACGTAGTTGGCAATTAGGAACCATACAAGTAGATTACAACTTGCCTGAACGTTTTGATTTAACATATAAAGGTTCTGATGATAAATTACACCGCCCTGTAATGATTCACCGTGCACCATTTGGTTCAATGGAACGTTTTATTGCTATTTTATTAGAACATACAGGTGGTCATTTCCCATTATGGTTAATGCCTGAACAAGTTATCATATTGTCTTTAAGCGAAAAATATGAAAATTATGCGAAAAAAGTTTTAAATTTGTTGGAAAATAACGAAATTCGCACCAAACTTGACGATCGTAACGAAACCATAGGTAAAAAAATTCGTGAAGCTGAATTACAAAAGTATCCGTACATGCTGATTATTGGCGAGGATGAAGAAAAAAACAATGTGATTTCGGTACGTAAACAAGGTGAATCAGGTAAAACAAACACATCAATGACTATTGAAGATTTTACATCTTTAATTCAAGATGAAATAAATAAAACCATAAAACAATTTTAA
- the infC gene encoding translation initiation factor IF-3 translates to MPEVRLVGDNVEPGVYKTSQALAMADEQGLDLVEISPNAAPPVCKIIDYKKFLYEQKKRDKMLKAKTAQITVKEIRFGPQTDEHDYEFKKKNAMKFLKEGAKLKAFVFFKGRSIIYKEQGQILLLRLAQDLEEFGKVEAMPVLEGKRMTMYIAPKKKN, encoded by the coding sequence GTGCCTGAAGTTCGTTTAGTAGGCGATAACGTAGAACCAGGAGTTTACAAAACATCACAAGCATTAGCTATGGCTGATGAACAAGGATTAGATTTGGTTGAAATTTCTCCAAATGCAGCCCCTCCTGTTTGTAAAATTATCGATTACAAAAAGTTTCTTTACGAGCAAAAGAAACGTGACAAAATGTTGAAGGCTAAAACTGCACAAATTACGGTTAAAGAAATTCGTTTTGGTCCACAAACAGACGAACATGATTACGAGTTTAAAAAGAAAAATGCCATGAAGTTCCTTAAAGAAGGCGCTAAATTAAAAGCATTTGTATTTTTTAAAGGAAGATCTATTATCTATAAAGAACAAGGTCAAATTTTATTATTGCGTTTAGCTCAAGATCTTGAAGAATTTGGTAAAGTAGAAGCGATGCCTGTTCTTGAAGGTAAAAGAATGACAATGTATATTGCACCTAAAAAGAAAAATTAG
- the rpmI gene encoding 50S ribosomal protein L35, with the protein MPKMKTKSSAKKRFTVTGSGKIKRKHAFKSHILTKKSKKRKLALTHSGLVHKSDERSIKEQLRIV; encoded by the coding sequence ATGCCTAAAATGAAAACAAAATCTAGTGCTAAGAAACGTTTTACCGTTACTGGTTCTGGAAAAATTAAAAGAAAACACGCTTTTAAAAGCCACATCTTAACAAAGAAGTCTAAAAAGCGTAAATTAGCTTTAACTCATTCTGGTTTAGTACATAAATCAGACGAAAGAAGCATTAAAGAACAATTAAGAATAGTTTAA
- the rplT gene encoding 50S ribosomal protein L20 translates to MPKANNAVASRARRKRILKQAKGFFGRRKNVWTVAKNAVEKAMKYAYRDRKQKKRNFRALWIMRINAGARLHGMSYSQFMGKIKANNIELNRKVLADLAMNHPEAFTAIVNKIK, encoded by the coding sequence ATGCCAAAAGCAAATAATGCAGTAGCATCAAGAGCAAGAAGAAAAAGAATTTTGAAGCAAGCCAAAGGTTTCTTCGGAAGACGTAAAAACGTTTGGACAGTAGCTAAAAACGCGGTAGAAAAAGCAATGAAATATGCTTACCGCGATAGAAAACAAAAGAAAAGAAATTTCCGTGCGTTATGGATTATGCGTATTAACGCTGGTGCTCGTTTACACGGAATGTCTTATTCACAATTCATGGGTAAAATCAAAGCTAATAACATTGAATTAAACCGTAAGGTTTTAGCAGATTTAGCAATGAATCACCCAGAAGCTTTCACAGCTATCGTTAATAAAATTAAATAA